A single genomic interval of Catenulispora sp. EB89 harbors:
- a CDS encoding putative leader peptide produces the protein MRRATVLVARRHVDLRRTASAICPACAY, from the coding sequence ATGAGACGCGCCACTGTTCTCGTGGCTCGCCGTCACGTCGATCTGCGCCGGACCGCGAGCGCGATCTGTCCTGCGTGCGCATACTGA